A part of Larkinella insperata genomic DNA contains:
- a CDS encoding SusC/RagA family TonB-linked outer membrane protein — protein sequence MKLHLSKYATTALRLRIRDRLVVGSAYLLLGTQVSLANRFTELPRKSNMVTAPKQNVAATVTGKITDEKGEGLPGVNVILKGTDKGTSTDVKGEFQLVVPDENATLVISFLGYKRQEVRVGSRTSLTIQLEPDQSQLEEVVVVGYGTQKRNSLTNSVSQISGDEITRRPVSNVQQSFQGLMPGVTVLDQGGSPGKSNTNIRVRGITTFNINSSSTSGYDLGKNDALVIVDGIEQRLSDINPDDIESVSILKDASSTAIYGSRATNGVVLITTKRAKGGKVQVDYHGYYAIQKSNNVPQMMGLEDYMRLQVRAYTNAGATLPARFTEESIQAYINATDREKYPLPNTWFETMLQAAPQQNHTLSVAGGTEALRTRLSVRYQDQQGVIKEYSNKIGEFRLNSDYTVSKRIRVSGDINYRYSRADNPTFNNSGANPTPLNTFFHGSLWAVPKYADGTYGLSTQGNNPLMYNEIGGMSRQNTDYLAGYVKGDIDLVDGLTFSTQIAGRGTFIYQKNFTNAYTNVDKNTNIVKTVVNNSLTEVRNTLREYTINSLLTYEKGFGPHNVKGLLGYSQIGNTQTFLSAYRERFYNNDLGSIGQGANDGTKSNAGNDAQYGLRSYFGRVNYDYQEKYLFEANGRYDGSSKFTGARQYSFFPSFSAGWRISKEAFWQGLANSVNDLKLRGSWGITGNQSVDLYSYYAALTTNGYTFGGLPVQGYRPTTLANTNLGWESTTQLDLGLDASLLNRRLNVTVDYYRKLTDDILLNLDIPATVGLIAPPQNAGSVENKGWEFSANYRGNPAASGFRYSLGGNLSINENKVVDLKGTGPYIAGSDIDPRYIIAKGLPINTLWGYKTDGLFQSQPEIIDYKATYASNTKPGDVKYSDLNGDGKIDANDMTTIGNSFPKYTFGVNADFSYRNFELNILFQGAAKVDARLAGALAEMGNQEGFTHEIYANNYWTPENPGARFPRPVKFDLRNVATSDRLIIDGSYLRLKNVQLAYNLPASLTSKLRVNRVRVYTSATNVFTISKLNEWNLDPEVPSGRAVYFPQTALYTFGLNLQF from the coding sequence ATGAAGTTACATCTATCAAAGTATGCAACAACCGCTCTCCGGCTGAGAATCCGGGACAGGCTGGTTGTGGGAAGCGCTTACCTGCTGCTGGGTACGCAGGTGAGCCTGGCCAATCGATTCACGGAGCTGCCCCGGAAATCAAATATGGTAACGGCGCCTAAACAGAACGTGGCCGCGACGGTGACGGGGAAAATAACCGACGAAAAAGGGGAGGGGCTACCGGGAGTAAACGTCATCCTGAAAGGAACCGACAAGGGAACGTCAACCGACGTTAAGGGCGAGTTTCAACTCGTGGTTCCGGATGAGAATGCAACGCTGGTGATCTCGTTTCTGGGCTACAAAAGGCAGGAAGTTCGCGTGGGTTCCCGCACCAGCCTGACCATTCAGCTCGAACCGGATCAAAGCCAGTTGGAGGAAGTGGTGGTGGTGGGTTACGGCACCCAGAAGCGCAACAGCCTGACGAACTCCGTTTCGCAGATCAGTGGCGATGAAATCACCCGCCGGCCGGTGTCGAACGTCCAGCAGTCGTTTCAGGGACTGATGCCGGGGGTGACGGTGCTCGACCAGGGCGGTTCGCCGGGGAAGTCCAATACCAACATCCGGGTCCGCGGGATTACTACCTTCAACATCAACAGCAGCAGCACCAGCGGGTACGATCTGGGAAAAAATGACGCCCTGGTGATTGTGGACGGTATTGAGCAGCGGCTGAGCGACATCAACCCGGACGACATTGAATCGGTTTCGATCCTGAAAGATGCTTCTTCGACGGCCATTTACGGCTCCCGCGCTACCAACGGGGTGGTGCTGATTACAACCAAACGGGCTAAAGGCGGCAAGGTGCAGGTCGATTACCACGGTTATTACGCCATTCAGAAATCCAATAACGTGCCCCAAATGATGGGACTGGAGGATTACATGCGTTTGCAGGTCAGGGCTTACACCAACGCGGGGGCCACGCTACCGGCGCGGTTTACGGAGGAATCCATTCAGGCGTACATCAACGCAACGGATCGGGAGAAATACCCCCTGCCCAACACCTGGTTTGAAACCATGCTGCAGGCGGCTCCCCAGCAAAACCATACGCTGTCGGTGGCGGGCGGTACCGAAGCACTCCGGACCCGGCTCAGCGTTCGGTATCAGGATCAGCAGGGCGTTATCAAGGAATATTCCAACAAAATTGGGGAGTTTCGTCTGAATTCGGATTACACGGTTTCCAAACGAATTCGGGTGAGTGGCGACATCAATTACCGATACAGCCGCGCTGATAACCCGACGTTTAACAACAGTGGGGCTAATCCTACACCTTTGAATACGTTTTTCCACGGTTCATTGTGGGCCGTACCCAAATACGCGGATGGAACCTACGGACTGAGTACGCAGGGTAACAACCCGTTGATGTACAACGAGATCGGCGGTATGTCGCGCCAGAATACCGACTACCTGGCCGGTTACGTAAAAGGCGATATCGATCTTGTGGATGGCCTGACGTTCTCGACTCAGATTGCGGGCCGGGGAACGTTTATTTACCAGAAGAACTTTACCAACGCCTACACGAACGTTGACAAAAACACCAACATCGTCAAAACCGTTGTCAACAACTCGCTGACGGAAGTGCGCAACACCCTGCGCGAATACACGATCAACAGCCTGCTGACGTACGAAAAAGGCTTCGGGCCGCACAACGTGAAGGGCTTGCTGGGGTACTCCCAGATTGGCAACACCCAGACTTTCCTGTCGGCCTACCGCGAACGGTTTTACAACAACGACCTGGGGTCGATCGGGCAGGGGGCCAACGATGGCACCAAGAGCAACGCCGGTAACGACGCCCAATATGGCCTGCGCTCGTATTTTGGCCGGGTCAACTATGACTACCAGGAAAAGTATTTGTTTGAAGCCAACGGCCGGTACGACGGATCTTCCAAATTTACGGGGGCCCGGCAATACAGTTTCTTCCCGTCCTTCTCGGCGGGCTGGCGAATCTCGAAAGAAGCCTTCTGGCAGGGGCTGGCCAACAGCGTTAACGATCTGAAGCTGCGCGGCTCGTGGGGAATTACCGGCAACCAGTCGGTGGACTTGTACAGCTACTACGCGGCCCTGACGACCAACGGTTATACGTTTGGCGGGTTGCCGGTGCAGGGGTACCGCCCGACCACGTTGGCCAACACCAATTTAGGCTGGGAGTCGACCACCCAGCTGGACTTGGGGCTGGATGCTTCGCTGCTGAACCGGCGGCTGAATGTAACGGTGGATTACTACCGCAAACTGACCGACGACATTCTGCTAAACCTGGATATTCCGGCCACCGTTGGTCTGATTGCGCCACCGCAGAACGCCGGTTCGGTCGAAAACAAAGGCTGGGAGTTCAGTGCCAATTACCGGGGTAATCCGGCGGCTTCCGGGTTTCGGTACAGCCTGGGCGGAAATTTGAGCATCAACGAAAACAAGGTGGTCGACCTGAAAGGCACCGGGCCGTACATTGCCGGGTCCGACATTGACCCCCGGTACATCATTGCCAAGGGCCTGCCGATCAACACACTCTGGGGGTACAAAACCGACGGGCTTTTCCAGAGTCAGCCGGAAATCATTGATTATAAGGCGACGTACGCTTCCAACACCAAGCCGGGTGATGTCAAATACAGTGACCTGAACGGGGATGGGAAAATTGACGCCAACGACATGACCACCATCGGAAATTCTTTTCCGAAATACACCTTTGGGGTAAACGCCGACTTCTCCTACCGAAACTTCGAACTGAACATTCTCTTCCAGGGTGCGGCTAAAGTGGACGCCCGGCTGGCGGGTGCGCTGGCCGAAATGGGCAATCAGGAAGGGTTTACGCACGAGATTTACGCCAACAACTACTGGACTCCGGAAAACCCGGGTGCCCGGTTTCCCCGCCCGGTCAAGTTTGATCTGCGCAACGTGGCTACTTCCGACCGGCTGATCATCGACGGCTCATACCTCCGTCTGAAAAACGTGCAACTGGCCTACAACCTGCCAGCCAGCCTGACGAGTAAGCTGCGGGTAAACCGGGTTCGGGTGTACACCTCCGCCACCAACGTGTTCACGATTTCCAAACTCAACGAATGGAACCTGGACCCGGAAGTACCGTCGGGCCGGGCGGTGTATTTCCCGCAAACGGCCCTCTACACCTTTGGATTAAACCTGCAATTCTGA
- a CDS encoding RagB/SusD family nutrient uptake outer membrane protein: protein MKTYITKTVLYAGMAVFAGLGLTACDRELLETVPNDRLSVDIFWRTENDAKLAVNSLYTDLDSTNVISWDGMTDIAHTNTNFNVEAYIELGSYDATSSKIYGEWRRAYRGIRAVNYFLENVDKIPSTNTALINQYKGEAKTLRAYQYIKLASLFGSVPLITSSVSIEQGRTLTSTPVEEIWNFVDKELTESAGLLPLSYGTADKGRITKGAALGLLARASLYAGRYQKAADAADQVMKLGVYGLYESYEKLFSYVAENNKEVILDKQYLKDAYPNNVFAYLGPYSQRNSSSNVVPTKALVDTYETLDGKQITDAASGYDPAKPYVNRDNRLRFSIILEGDPLPSGITFQPRPTSGTADAIGSTYIASTTGFNIKKYINAEDFANPANGGINIILLRYAEILLTYAEARIELNQIDPTVLAAINAVRNGRTDVKQPSVTATTQAALREIVRRERTVELAFEGQHLFDIRRWKTAETVMVGPVYGITYPDQTGKLITVQAVSSNRVFDKNRHYLWPIPQKERDLNPNLSQNSGW, encoded by the coding sequence ATGAAAACTTATATAACCAAAACCGTCTTGTACGCCGGAATGGCAGTTTTTGCCGGCCTGGGCCTGACTGCCTGTGACCGGGAACTGCTGGAAACGGTGCCGAACGACCGGCTTTCCGTGGATATTTTCTGGAGAACGGAAAACGACGCGAAACTGGCGGTCAATTCGCTCTACACCGACCTGGACAGCACCAACGTCATTTCGTGGGACGGGATGACCGACATCGCCCATACCAACACCAACTTTAACGTGGAAGCCTACATTGAACTGGGAAGTTACGACGCAACCAGTTCCAAGATTTACGGGGAATGGCGCCGGGCTTACCGCGGAATCCGGGCCGTCAATTATTTCCTGGAAAACGTGGATAAAATTCCGTCGACCAACACGGCGCTGATCAACCAGTACAAAGGGGAGGCTAAAACCCTGCGGGCTTACCAGTACATCAAATTGGCCAGTTTGTTCGGGTCGGTGCCGCTGATTACATCCTCCGTTTCAATTGAGCAGGGGCGGACCCTGACCAGCACGCCGGTGGAGGAAATCTGGAATTTTGTGGACAAGGAACTGACCGAATCCGCCGGACTGCTGCCCCTTTCGTACGGGACCGCCGACAAAGGCCGAATCACCAAAGGTGCGGCACTGGGGCTGCTGGCCCGGGCCAGCCTGTACGCCGGGCGGTATCAGAAAGCGGCCGACGCAGCCGATCAGGTGATGAAACTGGGAGTATACGGTTTGTACGAATCCTACGAAAAACTGTTCAGCTATGTGGCTGAAAACAACAAAGAAGTGATTCTTGACAAACAGTACCTGAAAGATGCCTATCCAAACAACGTTTTTGCGTACCTGGGGCCCTACAGCCAGCGAAACAGCAGCAGCAACGTGGTGCCGACCAAAGCGCTGGTGGATACCTACGAAACCCTTGACGGGAAACAGATAACGGATGCCGCCAGCGGCTACGACCCGGCCAAACCGTACGTCAACCGGGACAATCGCCTGCGGTTTTCCATCATCCTGGAGGGCGATCCGTTGCCCAGCGGGATCACCTTCCAGCCCCGCCCGACCAGTGGAACCGCCGACGCCATTGGCAGCACCTACATTGCTTCAACGACCGGTTTCAACATCAAGAAGTACATTAACGCGGAAGATTTTGCGAATCCGGCCAACGGCGGCATCAACATCATCCTGCTGCGCTACGCCGAAATTCTGCTGACCTACGCCGAAGCCCGAATCGAGCTCAATCAGATTGATCCCACGGTGCTGGCGGCCATTAATGCCGTTCGGAACGGTCGGACGGACGTGAAGCAGCCTTCCGTAACGGCCACTACCCAAGCTGCTCTGCGGGAGATCGTCCGGCGCGAACGGACGGTGGAATTGGCTTTTGAGGGACAACACCTGTTCGACATCCGCCGGTGGAAAACGGCCGAAACAGTCATGGTGGGTCCTGTATACGGCATCACGTACCCCGACCAGACCGGCAAGCTGATCACGGTGCAGGCGGTTTCATCTAACCGGGTGTTTGACAAAAACCGCCATTACCTGTGGCCCATTCCGCAGAAAGAACGGGATCTGAACCCGAACTTATCCCAGAATTCCGGCTGGTGA
- a CDS encoding ATP-binding protein, whose product MEEIAKVSLDNEMDLILAHKRTMKLAELAGLSLASQTTFATAVSEVARYAMEQGTRPQLTLGAVTAPRKHYLAASIESPNLPVANPLHQGLLYAQRLVEKLEIASSTKGNRITLYYNLPPTRKISDAHLTTWRAQFSTDLPLSAYDEIKNKNEQLQELAGRLQDSEQHYKRVTDALPLMIFTANQTGQLLYANAWVSEFTGQSIQNLNQTKWAKVMHPDDYAAYWKEWTKQAAKGLPFHYECRLKEQAGQDYQWHLFSALPVNSEPARVAAWTGFAVNIHAQKIVGQTLQEKEELALAKTKLEQSQRELQATVSELNRSNAELSQFAYVASHDLQEPLRKIQAFGDLLISQYAPKLDEPGADLITRMQSAAGRMKVLVKDLLSYSRLTTQQQPFEPLNLNQILSEVLVDIETSILQKQATVETQQLPVIQGDPLQLRQLFQNLLSNALKFSNPGQRPVIQITSSLLPADQLPATVVPNGSHTYAFISVTDNGIGFEQKYEDRIFRLFQRLHGNSKYQGTGMGLAICKKVIDNHQGFIAVRSQLNQGSTFMIYLPTESHLTGSPT is encoded by the coding sequence ATGGAGGAAATAGCGAAGGTATCCCTTGATAACGAGATGGATTTGATTCTGGCCCACAAACGGACCATGAAGCTGGCTGAACTGGCGGGCCTGTCCCTGGCGTCGCAGACCACGTTTGCCACGGCGGTTTCGGAAGTGGCCCGGTACGCCATGGAGCAGGGCACCCGGCCGCAGCTCACCCTGGGGGCAGTTACCGCCCCCAGAAAGCACTATTTAGCCGCCAGCATTGAAAGCCCGAATCTGCCCGTAGCCAATCCGCTTCATCAGGGGCTGTTGTACGCCCAGCGACTGGTGGAGAAACTGGAGATCGCCAGCAGCACCAAAGGAAACCGAATCACCTTATACTACAACCTGCCTCCAACCCGCAAAATCAGCGACGCTCACCTGACCACCTGGCGGGCGCAGTTCAGTACGGACCTGCCCCTGTCGGCGTACGATGAGATTAAAAACAAAAACGAGCAGTTGCAGGAACTGGCCGGAAGGCTTCAGGATAGTGAGCAGCATTACAAACGGGTAACCGACGCCCTGCCTCTCATGATTTTCACGGCCAACCAGACCGGGCAGCTGCTGTACGCCAACGCCTGGGTGAGCGAATTCACCGGGCAGTCCATTCAAAACCTGAACCAGACTAAATGGGCCAAGGTGATGCACCCGGACGATTATGCCGCCTATTGGAAAGAATGGACCAAACAGGCCGCCAAAGGTCTCCCCTTCCACTACGAATGCCGGCTCAAAGAACAGGCCGGTCAAGACTACCAGTGGCACCTTTTCTCGGCGTTGCCCGTGAACAGCGAACCGGCGCGGGTTGCCGCCTGGACGGGTTTCGCGGTCAACATTCATGCCCAGAAGATTGTAGGGCAGACCTTGCAGGAAAAAGAAGAGCTGGCACTGGCGAAAACCAAACTCGAACAATCGCAGCGCGAACTGCAGGCAACGGTCAGCGAACTCAACCGGAGTAATGCCGAACTTAGCCAGTTTGCCTACGTGGCCTCGCACGACCTCCAGGAACCCCTGCGCAAAATTCAGGCGTTTGGTGACCTGCTCATCAGTCAGTATGCCCCCAAACTCGACGAGCCCGGGGCGGATCTGATCACCCGGATGCAGAGTGCGGCCGGACGCATGAAAGTCCTGGTAAAGGATCTGCTTTCCTATTCCCGACTCACGACGCAGCAACAGCCGTTTGAACCCCTGAATCTCAACCAGATTCTGTCTGAAGTGCTCGTTGATATTGAAACCAGCATTCTCCAGAAACAGGCTACGGTAGAAACCCAGCAACTTCCTGTTATTCAGGGCGACCCGCTGCAGTTACGACAGCTTTTTCAGAACCTGCTGTCCAATGCCCTGAAATTCTCCAATCCCGGCCAGCGTCCGGTTATTCAAATCACCTCTTCCCTACTGCCAGCGGACCAACTCCCCGCGACGGTCGTGCCGAACGGTTCGCATACGTACGCTTTTATTTCTGTGACAGACAACGGCATCGGGTTTGAACAGAAATATGAAGACCGTATTTTCCGGTTGTTTCAGCGGCTGCATGGCAACAGCAAATACCAGGGTACCGGCATGGGACTGGCCATCTGCAAGAAAGTCATCGACAACCACCAGGGATTTATTGCCGTACGCAGCCAACTGAATCAGGGCAGTACGTTCATGATCTACCTGCCCACGGAGAGCCATCTGACCGGCTCACCAACCTAA
- a CDS encoding anti-sigma regulatory factor: protein MSITREQDMVPFRNRVKEAAVKIGMGIVNQTKLITAASELVRNMFRYAGGGEVLIEVVSKGRESGVRLTFIDKGPGIADLNLAMQDGYSTGRSLGLGLPGTKRLVNEFDLKSTVGQGTTVTILKWKNG, encoded by the coding sequence ATGTCCATCACACGCGAACAGGACATGGTCCCCTTTCGAAATCGCGTCAAAGAAGCCGCCGTTAAAATTGGCATGGGCATTGTCAACCAAACCAAACTCATTACGGCCGCCAGCGAACTGGTCCGCAACATGTTTCGCTACGCGGGCGGGGGTGAAGTGCTGATCGAAGTGGTCAGCAAAGGGCGCGAATCGGGCGTACGGCTTACGTTTATTGATAAAGGACCCGGCATTGCCGACCTGAACCTGGCCATGCAGGACGGTTACTCAACCGGGAGAAGTCTGGGGCTGGGCCTTCCCGGCACCAAACGGCTGGTCAACGAATTTGATCTCAAAAGTACCGTGGGTCAGGGCACAACCGTGACCATTTTAAAGTGGAAGAATGGATAA
- a CDS encoding ATP-binding SpoIIE family protein phosphatase, whose protein sequence is MDNSPHVRFQATDRSYLALAKKGITQIATQVGFAAQRLNEVDLITAELASNLVKHGGGGEILARAFQTSSQAGLELISIDNGPGMADPARMMQDGVSTTGTLGNGLGSINRLADQFQLYSQKGWGTIQLARIFKDPAPDVLSTGGFEFRSLLVPKPGETVCGDGCYVKRTPDHIKLFLGDGLGHGPEANRAVLEAIKALRICPHHHPADIIRYIHQSVTKTRGLVGSVIVFDAKTQQWTWCGVGNISTRLNGPSYTKNVLSYNGIIGMNLPNTMNNHVIPFTRGQHVVMCSDGLQSRWDVSKYPQIHRYDLTILAAALYKDYARRTDDTSVLIGRL, encoded by the coding sequence ATGGATAACTCCCCGCACGTACGATTTCAGGCCACGGATCGGAGTTATCTGGCGCTCGCCAAAAAAGGAATCACGCAAATTGCCACTCAAGTGGGCTTTGCTGCCCAGCGGTTGAACGAGGTCGATCTGATTACCGCCGAACTGGCCTCCAACTTGGTCAAACACGGCGGAGGGGGCGAAATTCTGGCCCGGGCTTTTCAGACCAGCAGCCAGGCGGGTCTCGAACTCATCAGCATCGACAACGGCCCGGGCATGGCCGACCCTGCGCGCATGATGCAGGACGGCGTTTCGACCACCGGCACGCTGGGAAACGGGCTGGGCTCCATCAACCGGCTGGCCGATCAGTTTCAGCTTTATTCCCAGAAAGGGTGGGGCACCATCCAATTGGCCCGGATTTTTAAAGACCCGGCACCGGATGTTCTTTCGACGGGCGGCTTTGAGTTTCGCTCCCTGCTGGTGCCCAAACCCGGCGAAACCGTCTGTGGCGACGGCTGCTACGTAAAACGCACCCCGGATCACATCAAACTGTTTCTGGGCGACGGCCTGGGGCACGGTCCGGAAGCAAACCGGGCGGTGCTGGAAGCGATCAAGGCCCTGCGTATTTGTCCGCACCACCATCCGGCGGACATCATTCGGTACATTCACCAGTCAGTTACCAAAACCCGGGGACTGGTCGGTTCGGTTATCGTCTTCGACGCGAAAACCCAGCAGTGGACCTGGTGTGGTGTGGGCAACATATCAACCCGGCTCAACGGCCCCTCGTATACCAAGAATGTGCTGTCCTACAACGGCATTATCGGCATGAACCTGCCCAATACCATGAACAACCACGTTATTCCGTTTACCCGCGGGCAGCACGTGGTGATGTGTTCGGACGGCCTGCAATCCCGGTGGGATGTTTCAAAATATCCGCAGATTCACCGGTACGATTTAACAATTTTGGCGGCTGCCTTGTATAAAGATTACGCCCGACGAACGGATGACACCTCGGTATTGATCGGACGTTTATAA
- a CDS encoding RagB/SusD family nutrient uptake outer membrane protein has protein sequence MKKKFLLITTVCMGLMSSCSETFLEKTPLGVANQQLLSNKNGVNAVLIAAYSLLDGVGSGFSTTSSVSNWIFGSVASDDAYKGSDVGDQAQITTLERYSFQADLGLYNDKWVTLYDGVSRANDVLKLLPKVTDMNEAEKAQAAGEARFLRAWYHFEAKKIWNRVPFVDETVTDFINLPNDKDIWPLIEADLQYAIDNVAATKAQVGRVSKWTAKAYLAKAHMYQQDYAAAKPLLDDVINNGPFALVTSFHDNFRIPTENNSESVFEVQMSVGDGGVGENGSWGDNWNFPYGSAPGGCCGFYQPSQNLVNAFKTDANGLPLLDTFNNADVKNDEGLASADAFTPYEGTLDPRLDWTVGRRGIPFLNWGVHPGRNWIRDQSFGGPYTFKKFFAYSGENAGAESPRANANNYRAFRFSDLLLMRAEVAVEENDLATALKIVNQIRTRAGNVVVMDASGKPAANYLVKPYPAFANQEYARKAVRFERRVELAMEGHRFFDLVRWGVADQVLNAYIAKESQKRTYLSGSTFVKGKNEYFPIPQAQIDIMGANVLTQN, from the coding sequence ATGAAAAAGAAGTTCTTGCTTATAACCACGGTTTGCATGGGGCTCATGAGCTCGTGCAGCGAAACCTTTCTGGAGAAAACGCCCTTGGGGGTAGCCAACCAGCAGCTGTTATCGAATAAAAACGGGGTCAATGCCGTCCTGATTGCCGCTTACAGCCTGCTGGACGGCGTCGGTTCCGGCTTCAGTACGACTTCCTCGGTTAGCAACTGGATCTTCGGCTCCGTGGCGTCGGACGATGCCTACAAGGGCAGCGACGTGGGCGATCAGGCCCAGATAACCACCCTCGAACGGTATTCATTTCAGGCCGACCTGGGGCTTTACAACGACAAATGGGTAACCCTGTACGACGGGGTTTCGCGGGCCAACGACGTGCTGAAGCTGCTGCCGAAAGTTACGGATATGAACGAAGCCGAAAAGGCGCAGGCGGCCGGTGAAGCCCGTTTTCTGCGGGCGTGGTACCATTTTGAAGCCAAGAAAATCTGGAACCGCGTGCCTTTCGTCGACGAAACCGTAACCGATTTCATCAACCTGCCCAACGACAAGGACATCTGGCCGTTGATTGAAGCGGATTTGCAGTATGCCATCGACAATGTTGCGGCCACCAAGGCGCAGGTGGGCCGCGTCAGCAAATGGACAGCCAAAGCCTACCTGGCCAAAGCCCACATGTACCAGCAGGATTACGCAGCTGCCAAACCGCTGCTCGACGATGTGATTAATAATGGTCCGTTCGCGCTGGTGACGAGCTTTCACGACAACTTCCGGATTCCGACCGAGAACAACAGCGAGTCGGTGTTTGAAGTGCAGATGTCGGTTGGCGACGGTGGAGTCGGAGAAAACGGAAGCTGGGGCGACAACTGGAACTTTCCGTACGGGTCGGCGCCGGGCGGTTGCTGCGGTTTTTACCAGCCGTCCCAGAATCTGGTGAACGCGTTCAAAACCGACGCCAACGGGTTGCCGCTGCTCGATACGTTCAACAACGCGGACGTAAAGAATGACGAAGGTCTGGCGTCTGCCGATGCGTTTACGCCCTACGAAGGCACGCTCGACCCCCGCCTGGACTGGACGGTGGGCCGCCGGGGTATTCCGTTTCTGAACTGGGGCGTGCATCCGGGCCGGAACTGGATTCGTGACCAGAGCTTCGGGGGACCGTATACGTTCAAGAAATTCTTTGCCTACAGCGGGGAAAACGCCGGTGCCGAATCGCCCCGGGCCAACGCCAACAACTACCGGGCTTTCCGGTTCTCGGACCTGCTGCTGATGCGCGCCGAAGTGGCCGTGGAGGAAAACGACCTGGCCACGGCGTTAAAAATCGTCAACCAGATCCGGACCCGCGCCGGGAATGTGGTGGTCATGGACGCCAGCGGGAAACCCGCGGCCAATTACCTGGTCAAGCCGTACCCGGCCTTTGCCAACCAGGAGTACGCCCGCAAAGCGGTCCGGTTTGAGCGTCGGGTGGAGCTGGCGATGGAAGGCCACCGCTTCTTTGACCTGGTGCGCTGGGGTGTGGCCGATCAGGTGTTGAACGCCTACATCGCCAAGGAAAGTCAGAAGCGCACGTACTTGTCGGGTTCTACGTTTGTAAAAGGGAAAAATGAATACTTCCCCATTCCGCAGGCCCAGATTGACATCATGGGTGCCAATGTATTAACGCAAAACTAG